One Oryza glaberrima chromosome 11, OglaRS2, whole genome shotgun sequence genomic region harbors:
- the LOC127755899 gene encoding uncharacterized protein LOC127755899 — translation MSSFCTWTEQDGVYRLTLAGDDDHHYLTGETVDELTRTLAAIRERAMDQKPPAGAAARALITASSAGSFCDGVDYERASPREKQAAADVMVAVIRELLAMPMLTVCAATGGARSLGLVLALAHDDVVVVSGGRYHLGMVERGVAVPPHVGALLREKTDRWYTLGARVMAPRHDQGSYLKQWKVVDGVAGDRDGVLAEAERLAGAWNGDDGEAHAGMRRLLCRDSWEAVSGAQ, via the coding sequence ATGTCCTCTTTCTGTACGTGGACGGAGCAGGATGGCGTCTACCGCCtcacgctcgccggcgacgacgaccaccactACCTCACCGGAGAGACAGTCGACGAGCTCACCCGCAcgctcgccgccatccgcgAGCGCGCCATGGATCAGAagccgcccgccggcgccgctgcccgcGCCCTCatcaccgcctcctccgcgggcTCCTTCTGCGACGGCGTCGACTACGAGCGGGCGAGCCCAAGGGAGAagcaagccgccgccgacgtgatGGTCGCCGTGATCCGGGAGCTCCTGGCGATGCCGATGCTGACGGTGtgcgcggcgacgggcggcgcgcgcTCGCTGGGCCTGGTGCTGGCGCTGGCGCACGACGACGTCGTGGTGGTGAGCGGGGGGCGGTACCACCTCGGGATGGTCGAGAGGGGCGTCGCCGTGCCACCGCACGTCGGCGCGCTGCTCCGGGAGAAGACGGACCGCTGGTACACGCTCGGGGCGCGGGTGATGGCCCCGAGGCACGACCAGGGCAGCTACCTCAAGCAATGGAAGGTCGTGGACGGCGTGGCGGGAGATCGCGACGGCGTGCTCGCCGAGGCCGAGAGGCTCGCCGGCGCATggaacggcgacgacggtgaaGCACACGCCGGCATGAGGAGGCTGCTCTGCCGGGATTCGTGGGAGGCCGTGAGTGGTGCCCAGtaa